A genomic segment from Fusarium fujikuroi IMI 58289 draft genome, chromosome FFUJ_chr04 encodes:
- a CDS encoding related to cycloheximide-inducible protein CIP70 (cytochrome P450 family), whose product MAYSVLELVSRPAIAAPLVLLTSYIIYQLFLKPSNLPELPIIGARKGDWFPILQAKIRNSLNVKAALNSAYIQYRNQAAIFPLIDGGNIIYLPRSDTKFASEQPTNMLSMHESAQQDLQTDYTTMDPSLTHDPIHLELVTTTLTKEVGNLIPDLAEEIDHCVSKQLGNSTDWSEICIVESAQKMLSGITNRAFLGLPLCRNEEMLKLGIAFAQDIPLSSMMMKLFPSFLKPLVAPLITRSNRIHTREFEKILEPEIKARLIEYDSQDEHVKSDRNDYLQWLIDQAKEIGNPKNWQVSALAQRVLLLNFASIHTTTFAVTHALLDIASSSPDLILELRDEVESVLKQHDGKWNRRAVAQLEKLDSAIRESQRKNSIVSIGVSRTVVAEKGVTFPSGTHVSKGLRIAVPGYSVLQDSEIYPEPKTYKPLRFYDARQNEADEYVKSARNALPTATQDFLAWGLGRNACPGRFFASNEIKMLLAHILLYYDIEHLTERPRNTWIAQNRIPPMKATLRIRRRTRS is encoded by the coding sequence CCGCTCGTTCTTTTGACATCGTACATCATATACCAGCTTTTTCTAAAGCCCTCCAACTTGCCTGAGCTACCAATCATCGGGGCACGCAAAGGCGACTGGTTTCCCATTTTACAAGCTAAAATTCGCAATTCGCTCAACGTCAAGGCCGCGCTCAACTCGGCGTACATCCAGTATAGAAACCAGGCTGCCATTTTCCCCTTGATCGACGGTGGAAACATCATTTATCTTCCGCGATCAGATACAAAGTTCGCCAGTGAGCAGCCTACCAATATGCTCAGCATGCATGAATCGGCACAGCAAGATTTACAAACGGACTACACTACCATGGATCCATCCCTCACGCATGACCCCATTCACCTGGAACTGGTCACTACCACGCTTACTAAAGAGGTTGGAAATCTCATCCCAGATCTTGCTGAAGAGATCGATCATTGTGTCAGCAAGCAGTTGGGTAACAGTACAGACTGGTCCGAAATCTGCATAGTGGAATCGGCACAGAAGATGCTCAGTGGGATCACCAACCGAGCATTCCTTGGTCTTCCACTTTGTCGGAATGAAGAGATGCTGAAGCTGGGCATCGCGTTCGCCCAGGATATTCCACTGtcgtcaatgatgatgaagctattcccGAGCTTTCTTAAACCGCTAGTTGCTCCTCTTATAACCCGATCCAACAGGATTCACACGCGCGAGTTCGAGAAGATCCTTGAGCCGGAGATCAAGGCCCGCCTAATAGAATACGACTCGCAAGACGAACACGTGAAGTCCGATCGGAACGATTACTTGCAGTGGTTGATTGACCAGGCCAAGGAGATCGGTAACCCGAAGAACTGGCAGGTCAGCGCGCTGGCTCAACGTGTTCTGCTACTGAATTTCGCATCCATTCACACTACGACATTTGCAGTTACCCATGCTCTTCTTGACATTGCTTCATCGTCTCCCGATCTTATTCTTGAACTTCGCGACGAAGTAGAGAGCGTCCTGAAACAACACGATGGCAAATGGAACAGACGCGCCGTTGcgcagcttgagaagctcgactCGGCAATTCGCGAAAGCCAGCGCAAGAATTCCATCGTCTCAATCGGGGTTTCTCGCACCGTCGTAGCAGAGAAAGGCGTGACTTTTCCATCGGGTACGCACGTCTCCAAAGGTCTGAGAATAGCTGTCCCAGGGTATTCGGTGCTGCAGGACAGTGAGATCTACCCTGAACCTAAGACTTATAAACCACTTCGCTTCTACGATGCGCGACAAAATGAGGCAGATGAATACGTGAAGAGTGCGCGTAATGCGTTGCCGACTGCGACGCAGGATTTCTTGGCGTGGGGACTCGGTCGGAACGCCTGTCCAGGGAGGTTCTTTGCGAGTAACGAGATCAAGATGTTGCTCGCTCATATTTTGTTGTACTACGACATTGAGCACTTGACTGAGCGACCGCGAAACACTTGGATCGCACAAAATAGGATCCCTCCTATGAAAGCGACGTTGAGAATTAGGAGGAGAACTCGATCTTAA